The following proteins come from a genomic window of Planctomycetota bacterium:
- a CDS encoding ATPase, T2SS/T4P/T4SS family, whose protein sequence is MGSEPAEHSAPAALESLVRQAEASGASDIHLQMNGARAHVAFRLDGVMTPALDLADGLAERVVGRIKYLARLKTYQQSLPQDGRIDKADVGARSDIRVATYPTVTGEKIVLRLFGSAEVRTLDQLGFPAEARARLTEFLRQTSGLLLLTGPAGSGKTTTIYACLQHLAARSGRHIITVEDPVEQVIPGVMQTEVNAALGLTFAKAARHLLRQDPQVLVIGEIRDEETANIAVRAAFTGHLVIATLHAGSCRGVFDRLFDMCDDRYAAIAAAEMVINQRLLRAVCRECRGAGCARCLHTGYHGRVPIVEWLRLDDALRARLRAQGADAVAAPTPFAEAARRLVESGVTNEAECTRVLGT, encoded by the coding sequence ATGGGCTCGGAGCCGGCGGAACACTCGGCGCCGGCCGCGCTGGAGAGCCTGGTCCGCCAGGCAGAGGCCAGCGGCGCCAGCGATATCCATCTTCAGATGAACGGTGCCCGCGCGCACGTGGCCTTCCGCCTCGACGGCGTGATGACGCCCGCCCTCGATCTTGCCGACGGCCTGGCCGAGCGAGTGGTCGGCCGCATCAAGTACCTCGCCCGCCTGAAGACCTATCAGCAATCGCTCCCTCAGGATGGCCGGATAGACAAAGCGGACGTAGGGGCCCGCAGCGACATCCGCGTGGCCACGTATCCCACCGTGACGGGCGAGAAGATCGTCCTGCGGCTCTTCGGCAGCGCCGAGGTCCGCACCCTCGACCAGCTCGGTTTCCCCGCCGAGGCCCGCGCGCGGCTGACGGAGTTCCTGCGGCAGACCTCCGGCCTGCTGCTCCTCACCGGCCCGGCGGGCAGCGGCAAGACGACGACCATCTACGCCTGCCTCCAGCACCTGGCCGCCCGGAGCGGGCGGCACATCATCACCGTCGAGGACCCCGTGGAGCAGGTGATCCCGGGGGTCATGCAAACCGAGGTCAACGCCGCACTCGGCCTCACCTTCGCCAAGGCGGCGCGCCACCTGCTGCGGCAGGACCCGCAGGTGCTCGTGATCGGCGAGATTCGCGACGAAGAGACGGCCAACATCGCGGTCCGCGCCGCCTTCACCGGCCACCTGGTGATCGCCACGCTGCACGCCGGCTCGTGCCGGGGCGTGTTCGACCGCCTGTTCGACATGTGCGACGACCGCTACGCGGCCATTGCGGCGGCCGAGATGGTGATCAACCAGCGGCTCCTCCGCGCCGTCTGCCGCGAGTGCCGGGGCGCGGGATGCGCGCGCTGCCTGCACACGGGCTACCACGGGCGCGTGCCGATCGTCGAATGGCTGCGGCTGGACGACGCGCTGCGTGCCCGGCTGCGCGCGCAGGGCGCCGACGCCGTGGCCGCTCCCACGCCGTTCGCCGAGGCCGCGCGCCGGCTCGTCGAGAGCGGAGTGACCAACGAGGCCGAGTGCACGAGGGTTCTGGGCACATGA
- a CDS encoding type II secretion system F family protein codes for MKHDEFAFFNEQLAQMLRDGIPLEGAVEQLCLGLGRGALTADLQAVAADLARGVPLAQALDGKRLPDLYVHMVRVGAAGNNLPAILQMLADHYRRVGSVWTRLKGLLFYPIVVLLATLGVSLFLALYLGPLLREFAADFHSISLGLIYRTPGAWGVRVLGAPAALTAVLLAVAIALSLPAVRRWLRWSVSPFREASLAQAASALALMLHGGCRLDDALQLMEQLEKHTRAGPAFGRLRDRLAGGRARFAEMAEGDRVFPALFTWMVDQGGEDMAAGFERAAQLYHTRADHGTEMLLYAALPSSILVLGSMLFFQLSSIAAPLVALMQQIAGS; via the coding sequence ATGAAGCACGATGAATTCGCGTTCTTCAACGAGCAGTTGGCGCAGATGCTGCGGGACGGCATTCCGCTGGAGGGAGCCGTGGAACAGCTTTGCCTCGGGCTGGGCCGCGGCGCCCTGACGGCCGACCTCCAGGCCGTCGCCGCCGACCTGGCCCGCGGCGTGCCGCTCGCCCAGGCGCTCGACGGCAAGCGCCTGCCCGACCTCTACGTTCACATGGTCCGCGTCGGCGCCGCCGGCAACAACCTGCCCGCCATCCTCCAGATGCTGGCCGACCACTACCGCCGCGTCGGCTCGGTGTGGACGCGGCTCAAGGGGCTCCTGTTCTACCCCATCGTCGTGCTGCTGGCCACGCTCGGCGTGTCGCTGTTCCTCGCGCTCTATCTCGGGCCGCTGCTGCGCGAGTTCGCCGCTGATTTCCACTCCATTTCCCTTGGCCTGATCTACCGCACGCCGGGGGCCTGGGGCGTGAGGGTCCTGGGCGCGCCGGCGGCGCTCACTGCGGTGCTGCTGGCCGTGGCCATTGCCTTATCGCTTCCAGCCGTTCGCCGCTGGCTGCGGTGGAGCGTGTCGCCGTTCCGCGAGGCGAGCCTGGCTCAGGCCGCCTCGGCCCTGGCGCTGATGCTTCACGGCGGGTGCCGCCTCGACGATGCGCTCCAGCTCATGGAACAGCTCGAGAAGCACACCCGCGCCGGCCCGGCCTTCGGCCGCCTGCGCGACCGGCTGGCCGGCGGCCGCGCGCGCTTCGCCGAGATGGCGGAAGGCGACCGCGTGTTCCCCGCCCTCTTCACCTGGATGGTGGACCAGGGCGGCGAGGACATGGCGGCGGGCTTCGAGCGCGCGGCGCAGCTCTACCACACGCGCGCCGACCACGGCACCGAGATGCTGCTCTACGCCGCGCTGCCGTCGTCCATCCTCGTCCTCGGCAGCATGCTGTTCTTCCAACTGTCGTCCATCGCGGCGCCCCTGGTGGCGCTGATGCAGCAGATCGCAGGCTCCTAG
- a CDS encoding HigA family addiction module antitoxin has translation MIPRHRIPTSPGEILDEEFLRPLGLTQTAFARHLGVPVRRINEIVRGKRAVSPETAQLFAAALGTSPEFWMNAQSSYDLATHRIEVEIEPLVKTG, from the coding sequence ATGATCCCGAGACATCGCATCCCCACATCACCAGGGGAGATCCTCGATGAGGAGTTCCTGCGGCCGTTGGGGCTGACGCAGACGGCCTTCGCCCGACACCTCGGGGTGCCGGTGCGGCGCATCAATGAGATCGTGCGGGGCAAGCGCGCGGTGAGCCCCGAGACGGCGCAGCTCTTCGCCGCGGCGCTCGGCACGTCGCCCGAGTTCTGGATGAACGCGCAATCGAGCTACGATCTGGCGACCCACAGGATCGAGGTCGAGATCGAGCCACTGGTCAAGACGGGCTGA
- a CDS encoding type II toxin-antitoxin system RelE/ParE family toxin — translation MIVSFGDRATEDIYHGLSSKRTRRIPAVLWRTARRKLDMLEYAQSLRDPLALPGNRLEALKGGLSGFHSIRINDQWRILFRWHEGAAHKVTIVDYHTG, via the coding sequence ATGATTGTGTCGTTCGGCGACCGGGCTACCGAGGACATCTACCACGGCCTGAGTTCGAAACGGACCCGGCGAATCCCGGCGGTTCTGTGGCGGACAGCGCGTCGGAAGCTGGACATGCTCGAGTACGCCCAGAGCCTGCGCGATCCGCTCGCGCTGCCAGGGAACCGTCTCGAGGCGCTCAAGGGCGGCCTGAGCGGCTTCCACAGCATCCGCATCAACGACCAGTGGCGCATTCTGTTCCGCTGGCACGAGGGCGCCGCCCACAAGGTGACCATTGTGGACTACCACACGGGATAG
- a CDS encoding lipopolysaccharide kinase InaA family protein: MGATALLFRGQRLLRAGEAAQALDTLGRAAERAPGSPHAALHRALALGDAGRLDEALEALARAAETWPGNPAFPLFRGALLAEADRAEEALAALRAALALSPGNLLAEAYLALVAMRRGDVEAPLRRLGAVGLTDNPRALAALLAEVEAALFRRFGADTDGKPPDARVMPDAPAGWSARRLLARGRACVERGDPVAAWPLLQLAARKNPSLPDLFAYLGFAAYDLGRYGEALGYLDRAGTWSQQPEAIHLHRGACLYKLGQFAEALDALRRAEGADELGDYATWVRLFLARTLVALGRPREAVPPLRRLVEMEGDVALARLRQARELLGLALPATAPQGYDVLEEGKAVLVVKPPCAETIREQRLAGGASPRREGGPRGGDVPPTVLPPRAGRAPMERLALPDGGTALVRQCRRGGLFGRLLGDRYLDGGRFLREIAVSDALRRRGIPTPEVIAGIRREILPGVYRAEIIVREVPESLDLAAALRRDAHSPVGSGHASRITHQSALAASARLVRQIHDAGLWHPDLNAKNILLGADGSAMILDLDRAELLDELPLSARFANLARLYRSLHKLGLAPKPVSDAAWAAFLDAYAGDDPVLLAHTDAAMARCRRDLGRHRLWWRVTG; this comes from the coding sequence ATGGGTGCAACCGCACTGCTTTTCCGCGGGCAACGGCTCCTCCGCGCCGGCGAGGCCGCGCAGGCGCTCGACACGCTGGGCCGCGCCGCCGAGCGGGCGCCGGGGTCGCCTCACGCGGCCCTTCACCGCGCGCTCGCGCTCGGCGACGCCGGCCGCCTCGACGAGGCCCTCGAGGCCCTCGCGCGGGCGGCGGAGACTTGGCCGGGGAACCCCGCCTTCCCGCTCTTCCGCGGCGCGCTGCTGGCCGAGGCCGACCGGGCGGAGGAGGCCCTGGCCGCGCTGCGGGCCGCGCTCGCGCTCTCGCCCGGCAATCTGCTCGCCGAGGCCTACCTCGCCCTGGTGGCCATGCGGCGCGGCGATGTCGAGGCCCCGCTCCGGCGCCTCGGCGCCGTGGGCCTCACCGACAATCCGCGCGCGCTCGCCGCCCTCCTCGCCGAGGTCGAGGCCGCGCTCTTCCGCCGGTTCGGCGCCGATACCGACGGCAAGCCGCCGGACGCGCGCGTCATGCCCGATGCCCCCGCCGGGTGGAGCGCCCGGCGCCTCCTCGCCCGCGGCCGGGCCTGCGTGGAGCGGGGCGACCCCGTCGCCGCCTGGCCCCTGCTCCAGCTCGCGGCGCGGAAAAACCCCTCGCTGCCCGACCTCTTCGCTTACCTGGGCTTCGCCGCCTACGACCTCGGCCGCTACGGCGAGGCCCTCGGCTATCTCGACCGCGCGGGCACCTGGTCGCAGCAGCCCGAGGCCATCCACCTCCACCGCGGCGCCTGCCTCTACAAGCTCGGGCAGTTCGCCGAGGCCCTCGACGCGCTGCGCCGCGCCGAGGGCGCCGACGAGCTGGGCGACTACGCCACCTGGGTGCGCCTGTTCCTCGCCCGCACGCTGGTGGCCCTGGGCCGCCCGCGCGAGGCCGTGCCGCCCCTGCGCCGCCTCGTCGAGATGGAGGGCGACGTGGCCCTCGCCCGCCTGCGTCAGGCCCGCGAGCTGCTCGGCCTGGCCCTGCCCGCCACCGCGCCGCAGGGCTACGACGTCCTCGAGGAAGGCAAGGCCGTCCTCGTCGTCAAGCCCCCCTGCGCCGAAACCATCCGCGAGCAGAGACTTGCGGGCGGCGCGTCCCCACGCCGCGAGGGTGGTCCGCGGGGCGGGGACGTCCCGCCCACAGTTCTGCCGCCGAGGGCCGGCCGGGCGCCGATGGAGCGCCTCGCGCTGCCCGATGGGGGCACGGCCCTGGTGCGCCAGTGCCGGCGCGGGGGCCTCTTCGGCCGGCTGCTGGGCGACAGGTATCTCGACGGCGGGCGGTTTCTCCGCGAGATCGCCGTGTCGGACGCCCTGCGCCGCCGAGGCATTCCCACCCCAGAGGTCATCGCCGGCATTCGCCGCGAGATCCTCCCCGGCGTCTACCGCGCCGAGATCATCGTGCGCGAAGTGCCCGAGTCTCTCGACCTGGCCGCCGCGCTGCGCCGCGATGCTCATTCCCCTGTTGGCTCGGGTCACGCATCACGCATCACGCATCAGTCTGCTCTCGCCGCTTCGGCGCGCCTGGTTCGCCAGATTCACGACGCCGGCCTGTGGCACCCCGACCTGAACGCGAAGAACATCCTCCTCGGCGCCGACGGCTCGGCGATGATCCTCGACCTGGACCGCGCCGAGCTGCTCGACGAGTTGCCATTGAGCGCCCGCTTCGCCAATCTCGCGCGGCTCTACCGCTCGCTCCACAAGCTCGGGCTCGCCCCCAAGCCGGTCAGCGACGCGGCCTGGGCGGCCTTCCTCGACGCCTACGCGGGCGACGACCCCGTGCTCCTCGCCCACACCGACGCGGCGATGGCCCGCTGCCGGCGCGACCTCGGACGGCACAGGCTCTGGTGGCGGGTGACAGGTTGA
- a CDS encoding type II secretion system F family protein → MLTFASMQSLGGPATGMREPLPELVAWSIWLFFVLGVPYAVYWALSLPLRRQERGRLLLDIVETCVAQGKSVERALVSLAEAERLELKSCYPVAYWMFTHLPVLSRPWAWVGRYRARMVFGPRLARVARRLSGGEALPAALRAVPGLVPPQVAEMLRVGGETGDIRKVLPACRRVLTSATPRMRSAMNYVVVLASGFFLTGVGLFLFAVLAIVPRLQMMLEDMHLAEWALVSPYAQALFAVAAALSLVVVLSALSYVGGPELATLLRLRWLGDRLAVWLPWRRKRLQRDFSAMLAVLLDAGVPEARAVELAAAATANRVLVRRAQAAAAAMARGAPLAEALGWLDGSGELKWRLANAAHGNLGFLDALAGWHESLDAKAFQQEQTAAQAVTTALVLGNGAIVALVAIGFFHILLLLVREGMIW, encoded by the coding sequence ATGTTGACCTTTGCCTCGATGCAATCCCTCGGCGGTCCCGCCACCGGCATGCGGGAGCCGCTCCCCGAGCTAGTGGCCTGGAGCATCTGGCTCTTCTTCGTCCTGGGCGTGCCGTACGCGGTCTACTGGGCGCTGAGCCTGCCGTTGCGGCGCCAGGAGCGGGGGCGGCTGCTGCTCGACATCGTGGAAACGTGCGTGGCGCAGGGCAAGAGCGTGGAGCGCGCGCTCGTGTCGCTCGCCGAGGCCGAGCGCCTGGAGTTGAAGAGCTGCTACCCCGTCGCGTACTGGATGTTCACGCACCTGCCCGTGCTCAGCCGTCCGTGGGCCTGGGTTGGCAGGTATCGGGCGCGGATGGTGTTCGGGCCTCGCCTGGCGCGCGTGGCCCGGCGGCTGAGCGGCGGCGAGGCGCTCCCCGCGGCCCTGCGCGCCGTGCCCGGCCTCGTGCCGCCCCAGGTGGCCGAGATGCTCCGGGTCGGCGGCGAGACGGGCGACATTCGCAAGGTGCTGCCCGCCTGTCGCAGAGTGCTCACCAGCGCCACGCCTCGCATGCGGAGCGCGATGAACTACGTGGTTGTGCTGGCGTCGGGCTTCTTCCTCACCGGCGTGGGCCTGTTCCTGTTCGCCGTTCTCGCCATCGTGCCGAGGCTCCAGATGATGCTGGAGGACATGCACCTGGCGGAATGGGCGCTGGTGTCGCCGTACGCCCAGGCGCTCTTTGCCGTGGCGGCGGCGCTGAGCCTGGTCGTCGTCCTCTCGGCGCTGTCCTACGTTGGCGGGCCGGAGCTGGCGACGCTCCTGCGGCTGCGGTGGCTCGGGGACCGGCTGGCCGTGTGGCTGCCGTGGCGGCGCAAGCGGCTCCAGCGCGACTTCTCGGCCATGCTGGCCGTGCTGCTCGACGCCGGCGTGCCCGAGGCGAGGGCCGTCGAGTTGGCCGCCGCGGCAACCGCGAACCGCGTGCTCGTGCGGCGCGCGCAGGCCGCGGCAGCGGCGATGGCGCGCGGGGCGCCGCTCGCCGAGGCCCTCGGGTGGCTCGACGGGTCCGGCGAGCTGAAGTGGCGGCTCGCCAATGCCGCGCACGGGAACCTTGGGTTCCTCGATGCCCTCGCCGGCTGGCACGAGAGTCTCGACGCCAAGGCGTTCCAGCAGGAGCAGACGGCGGCCCAGGCGGTCACCACGGCGCTCGTCCTCGGCAACGGCGCCATCGTCGCGCTCGTGGCGATCGGGTTCTTCCACATCCTCCTGCTCCTCGTGAGAGAGGGGATGATATGGTGA
- a CDS encoding prepilin-type N-terminal cleavage/methylation domain-containing protein: protein MNAANRERGFTLMEVMTYIAVLGVMTTVAWLAYYACVAHSLDLLRNVDDITRAVKAGERWREDVRRAIAPLRVADGALHIPQAEGEVVYRLAGAAVTRRGPEDPAPRPFLARVNASRMERDAGKAVASWRWEVELTGRERARLRPLFTFRAVPTAAGAR, encoded by the coding sequence ATGAACGCAGCGAACCGAGAACGCGGCTTCACGCTCATGGAGGTGATGACCTACATCGCCGTCCTGGGCGTCATGACCACCGTGGCCTGGCTCGCCTACTACGCCTGCGTCGCCCACTCGCTGGACCTTCTGCGCAATGTGGACGACATTACGCGTGCGGTGAAGGCCGGCGAGCGGTGGCGCGAGGACGTGCGCCGGGCCATCGCGCCGCTTCGCGTGGCCGACGGCGCCCTGCACATTCCCCAGGCGGAGGGCGAGGTGGTCTACCGGCTCGCCGGCGCGGCGGTCACGCGGCGAGGCCCCGAGGACCCCGCGCCCAGGCCGTTCCTGGCCAGGGTCAACGCATCTCGCATGGAGCGAGACGCGGGAAAGGCCGTGGCCTCGTGGCGCTGGGAGGTCGAGCTTACGGGCCGAGAGCGCGCCCGGCTGCGCCCGCTCTTCACGTTCCGGGCTGTGCCGACCGCGGCGGGAGCGAGGTGA